In Fusarium verticillioides 7600 chromosome 6, whole genome shotgun sequence, the sequence GTGttcttggacatgatgaatgctCCTTCATCCGGCTCGTGCGCCCACCAAGTGGCGGCACGCTACCAGCCCCTTAACAGATTTCAATTTCTTTGTTATTCGCCAGAAGTCCCGATTCAAAGTCGCGCGTACCGAGCTCTATGGTCCGCCGTACCACACTCCACTTGTGTTTTGTTCAGTGTCCTCCTCGGTCCAGAAACGGGACCCGTTCGGTCACCGGATCCTTAACAGATCCGGGCGGGCATGGACAAGGCTCATTGTTCTCAGGTAACCTGTTCATGCTAGAATGATAAACCAGGGCTCGCCACGAGCATCGTGCTCCCGCTGTAACATGATCACGGTACAATTACTGGGTATCTTAACGCACACTTTTTCTGtgtgctgatgaagctgtgaACTTTCAACGACCGAGGCTCCATTTGCCCTACCCATGGACGTTGTGGTTGGCCCATTGATTGTGACTCAGTGCTGCCAACCTTTGTTCTCTTATCAAACAACAAATGAACACCACAGTAGCACCCTTGGTAAGTTCGAGAATCGTAAAGGAGTACCACTCGGTTGCCTCTCGAGACAACAAACGTCTCGAGAAAATGGCGTTCAAGTAGTTACAGTATCTCATTAGTAAGCTGGTGTATGTATTAATATATATTCAGTATGCGTTACGTCTGGAAACATACGCTCGCTGTCTTACCCTAGACAATAAAGAGTGTTTAGCATGTCCGGGGCTGCCCAGTCACTTCGAAAGGTGGATAGGATACCAATGCTTGCCCCACAGCACCCTTCTACGTATTCCTGTGAAGGGCCAGAGGGCGAAGTAGTTCAGGTTGCGTGTAGGTTGCACCGCCGCCTAGGCCTCAGCTTCGGTTGGATGGCTGAGTACAGATGTCATGACGCACCGCAGGAAGAAGCCCCTCACGGGATCAAAGGTTTATCAAAGAAACAATGGGATTTACCGAATATAGTCACCTTCTCTGTTCGTGTCGTCCTCAGTCTCTGACCAAGTCCTCGAACAGTGAGTGAACCCTTCGTCAAGCTTATCCCCCACATTCCGGCCCCCAGTCCGGGAACTTCGGGGCCCCACGGAAACTCTCATATTCAAGATGTGTGTTAGAAACTACTTATTACTACGTGCATATGGCAGTGTATGGTTACGACCATGCGGTGCTCTGTGAGGTTTTATTACAGCCTACGTATCCAAAGTTGTCCTGATATTCCGTGCCTTAGTTACTATGGTAGCCGAAAAACACACTTCTTCCCAGTCCCTTAGCACGACCCCTGCTTGACCCACGCCCTCGACTCCTTCACCGTCAGATTTCGAACGCGCGCTTAGATAGACAACTTCCATGCTCGAGAACGTGGCTGCCTAGGTAGCTACGTCCATGCTGGCCACACGCTGTGCATATCAAATCAGAAGTGCCCTGGCCTGCCATTTAAAGTTAACGATGCAAGTCTCATCGTACTTTGTTGTGCTGAATCCTGAAAACCGGGCTTATACACAAAGGCATTGTTCAAGAAGCCACAAAAAGCGCCTGAACTGAGTTACCAACTACTATGCAATGTAGTCGGAATCCGATATCGCTCCTCGTCAAGCCACGAACTTGATGACTTGCATGCTCAAGGGTGACTTGGAAATGCAAGTCTCATCGAAACCTGTCGAATGTTCTCTGGACAACTGAGGTACATGATGCATCCGAACGCATACAGGGGAAGAGGGGATCGCGATTATACCTGTACCCCACAAGATAAGCTGAGCCGCTGATCTTAACAGGAGATTCACGGAAAAAGCCGTGATGAATGAACCATCTCAAGTATGATGGGGACAAGCTGTCTGCTAGGCATGTCGCCGAACCAGTCAAGCTGTCGTAAGTACGGTATGTCTCTGCTGTTTTACCTGTCGAGGAATAAGTGCCAACAGGACGGCCATTGGCTTTGCGGTTCGTATACTGCCACTGTAGATATCACGGGAAGGTTGAAAGTCGATGGGAATGTGATTCATCTCACGAAGATTTTGATTGTAGTGAAGAAATTATTATAGGCAGCCCTCAATATACGCCAGCTTTGTGCACCATGCTGCACCCCCCCTTCATTCTTTGTATCAGCGCGGTAAACTGGAAATGATACCTAACCTACCTGTATAATCTACTGGCTGGACTCACCTACGCCGACGGGAGGCATCGCTTCTCAGTTCCCGTATTTCAGTCATAAACGTGGCCGAGTTACGAATATGTGTTGAACCACCTGACCACTGCTGTGAAGCTACAAGTCAAAGCGAGCGAGTCAACTTCAAGGCATAATTGTTACGCGAGACCTACAGTGTAGCTAAATCTGCAGGTCGTTCGTTGGTGTTCGCAAGTAACACGCTTTGGCTAAGGGAACAGCCTAAGCTGCTTATAAAACATGAGCATCGTAATACGATTCCATTGAAAAAAATAACGAATACAATTGACCAAGATGAAATCGTTTGCAACTTTTGCCCTTCACCGTCTCAGTCTTTCAGCGTCAATTTCCTAGCTTCTCACCAGCGGCCTACAGCAGCGCAAGACGTTCACCATTTGTTGCAGTGTGAACCACCGTCTCATCCAGCCCTTTAAGAGGCCATGTAAGTGCTGGCATCGACACCCTCCTTGGGGAATTCACTGGATACTTTTAGTCGCTGTGATaatgaagaaaagaggaaggAAGCAACATACGGAAGGGCGACTTCGAAtcgcttctcgatctccttgagcacctcttggtcttggtcgGTGCTGACGAATGAGATGGCCAATCCCTTGGTACCGAATCGCCCAGCACGACCGACACGGTGCAGGTAGGAGCTGGCATCGTTGGATAAGTCGTAGTTGATGGCGAGGTTGATTCGCTCAATATCAATACCTCGTCCAAAGACATCGGTAGCAACGCAAATTCtcttcttgaactccttgaactccttgTAGCGACGAATACTGGATAATGTTAGAAGCAAGCACAACATTTAAAGGCCCGGTATGGCAACTCACCGTTCTTCCTGACTAACGCCAGAGTGGACGGCAATAGAAGGAAAGTTACACTCCctgaggagcttgtcaagCTCAGTGGCACGAACAGTGCTACGGACGAAAATAATGACCTGGTTGAACTGGAGTTCATCCAGAAGCTCGTTGAGCTTGCGatttttctccttctcttccagcttGATGTAGAACTGCTGAAGACCGTGAAGAGTGAGCTTAGTGTCCTCATCAACGTAGTGCTCGGTGGGGTTCTGCATGAACTTCCGGCAAATAGGCTTCACCTCCTCGGACAAGGTGGCCGAGAACATCATAACCTGCTTCTGAGGAGGTGTAGCGCGGAAAACATCTTGCACATCCGTGCGCATATCTGAGGCCATTAGCGTACGTTGAAAGTTGGTTGCATGAGCGAGACTCACCAGGCTGatcaagcatcttgtcaCACTCATCAAGCACGAAGATGCGAACGCTGCCTAGACGTAGGGCCTTGTCACGAACGAGGGCCTTGAGACGTCCAGGAGTACCGACGATGATGTGAGGGCAAgtgtccttgttcttgagtgTCTCCATGTCGGTCTTGATGGGAGTTCCACCATAGAACACACCGGTCTTGATATCGGGCATGTACTTGCTGAAGCGGTTGTACTCGTCACGGATCTGGTAAGCCAGCTCTCGGGTGTGGCACATAACAACGACGGAGACCTCTCCGTTCACAGGCTCGACCTGCTGAAGGGTAGCGAGAACAAAGACAGCTGTCTTTCCTAGACCAGACTTGGCCTGGCAGATGATATCACCACCGAGCAGTGCCTGTGGGATACAGGTTTGTTGAACTGTCGATCGAACCGATGTTAGAGTGGGTTTCTAAGAAGCAACGAACGACGGGTATAATCTCAAGTGTCCGTCCATCGTCGCAGCTTAGCCATTGTATTCTCGCATTTTCCATTGATATGGATTTGGAAGAGTTTTATATCGACGTGAGGTAAGGGCTCACAGGCCGGTTGGTTGCACAAGCAACCATAGCCTAGGAGCACCAAGAAGTGTCTTGGTGCCTCGCGTTTTCCTTGTTTTGCCCTCGTATATACCAGAAGAATCCGTTCGCGACAACGATTGACATATTATCCGCTTACGCATGATAATTCTGACAACAATGTTGTGGTTTTGCGGAGAACCACGTCTCTCACCCGTGGTCTTTGTCCGCCCGGATATGGACCATCTCTCAGATCCAGCCTTGACCGcgccgacgatgacgaaAATGACGATTGCGAAAAAAAAGTGGCCATTTGTTCTTGCTTGCGAGATGGACGAACGCTTGAAGGGAGGGGATATGATGACTTAGGGTATTAAAATATCAAGACTGACCCTCCGATGGATGTTCGAAACCGCAGTCGCCGATGGCGCGAATTAACTCAGCCTTCAAAAGGAAATCGCGGAAACCGGTGGAATGAATGCCGACGTAgctgcccttcttgtcgacATTGTTGCCGGCAGCAagctcgcccttcttgccgttggaggtggtggcggtggttTCGTTACCACcgatctcctcatcggaaTAATCAATGAGATCTTCCTCGTGAGACATGTTGACCGGGATTTACAGGTAGTTAGATGGTTGATGCGGAGGCTATTGCAGAAGCTGTTCTTTGCAGCGAAGTTGCGATGACGAGTCTGACGCGATTATGTTCGAGTCGCGTCGTCGTAGGGTGTCGAAAAAGTGGCGCAGGCGTGCTGTTGAGATGACAGAAAGAGAATCAAATGCGTTTTTCAAGATGTGAAATGACGAAAGGTGTCGGGAACCAGGATACTCGTTCCAAGGTTGGCTTGAAAGAGTctttgttgaggctgagaagggaGGTGCTAGAAAGCAGGCGGGAGCAAGCAAGGTCGCTGCTGGCTAAAGAGGACCGTGCGGAGCCCAATCACGTGACATGAATATAAACAGTGCCAGGC encodes:
- a CDS encoding ATP-dependent RNA helicase SUB2 — its product is MSHEEDLIDYSDEEIGGNETTATTSNGKKGELAAGNNVDKKGSYVGIHSTGFRDFLLKAELIRAIGDCGFEHPSEVQQTCIPQALLGGDIICQAKSGLGKTAVFVLATLQQVEPVNGEVSVVVMCHTRELAYQIRDEYNRFSKYMPDIKTGVFYGGTPIKTDMETLKNKDTCPHIIVGTPGRLKALVRDKALRLGSVRIFVLDECDKMLDQPDMRTDVQDVFRATPPQKQVMMFSATLSEEVKPICRKFMQNPTEHYVDEDTKLTLHGLQQFYIKLEEKEKNRKLNELLDELQFNQVIIFVRSTVRATELDKLLRECNFPSIAVHSGVSQEERIRRYKEFKEFKKRICVATDVFGRGIDIERINLAINYDLSNDASSYLHRVGRAGRFGTKGLAISFVSTDQDQEVLKEIEKRFEVALPYVASFLFSSLSQRLKVSSEFPKEGVDASTYMAS
- a CDS encoding ATP-dependent RNA helicase SUB2, with product MCHTRELAYQIRDEYNRFSKYMPDIKTGVFYGGTPIKTDMETLKNKDTCPHIIVGTPGRLKALVRDKALRLGSVRIFVLDECDKMLDQPDMRTDVQDVFRATPPQKQVMMFSATLSEEVKPICRKFMQNPTEHYVDEDTKLTLHGLQQFYIKLEEKEKNRKLNELLDELQFNQVIIFVRSTVRATELDKLLRECNFPSIAVHSGVSQEERIRRYKEFKEFKKRICVATDVFGRGIDIERINLAINYDLSNDASSYLHRVGRAGRFGTKGLAISFVSTDQDQEVLKEIEKRFEVALPYVASFLFSSLSQRLKVSSEFPKEGVDASTYMAS
- a CDS encoding ATP-dependent RNA helicase SUB2, yielding MCHTRELAYQIRDEYNRFSKYMPDIKTGVFYGGTPIKTDMETLKNKDTCPHIIVGTPGRLKALVRDKALRLGSVRIFVLDECDKMLDQPDMRTDVQDVFRATPPQKQVMMFSATLSEEVKPICRKFMQNPTEHYVDEDTKLTLHGLQQFYIKLEEKEKNRKLNELLDELQFNQVIIFVRSTVRATELDKLLRECNFPSIAVHSGVSQEERIRRYKEFKEFKKRICVATDVFGRGIDIERINLAINYDLSNDASSYLHRVGRAGRFGTKGLAISFVSTDQDQEVLKEIEKRFEVALPEFPKEGVDASTYMAS
- a CDS encoding ATP-dependent RNA helicase SUB2, with translation MSHEEDLIDYSDEEIGGNETTATTSNGKKGELAAGNNVDKKGSYVGIHSTGFRDFLLKAELIRAIGDCGFEHPSEVQQTCIPQALLGGDIICQAKSGLGKTAVFVLATLQQVEPVNGEVSVVVMCHTRELAYQIRDEYNRFSKYMPDIKTGVFYGGTPIKTDMETLKNKDTCPHIIVGTPGRLKALVRDKALRLGSVRIFVLDECDKMLDQPDMRTDVQDVFRATPPQKQVMMFSATLSEEVKPICRKFMQNPTEHYVDEDTKLTLHGLQQFYIKLEEKEKNRKLNELLDELQFNQVIIFVRSTVRATELDKLLRECNFPSIAVHSGVSQEERIRRYKEFKEFKKRICVATDVFGRGIDIERINLAINYDLSNDASSYLHRVGRAGRFGTKGLAISFVSTDQDQEVLKEIEKRFEVALPEFPKEGVDASTYMAS